A genomic stretch from Halorhodospira halophila SL1 includes:
- a CDS encoding GNAT family N-acetyltransferase: MEYMQLRPTSPEDLDFVRAVESAPENAEFVEQWTLAEHQACLRASSCAHFILETGRPLRAVGYAILQDVDHPDGTVLLRRIAIAGKGRGYGRRAVRALVEYVFTELGGQRLWLSVLTRNRRALRLYRDLGFADDPQAPPTHGSRILLLERRAERQ, translated from the coding sequence ATGGAGTATATGCAGCTGAGACCGACTTCACCCGAAGACTTGGATTTCGTGCGTGCCGTGGAGAGCGCCCCGGAGAACGCCGAATTCGTCGAGCAGTGGACGCTTGCCGAGCACCAGGCCTGCCTCCGTGCGTCCAGTTGCGCCCACTTCATCCTGGAAACGGGCCGGCCGCTACGGGCGGTGGGCTACGCGATCCTCCAGGACGTGGATCACCCCGACGGGACGGTGCTTCTTCGCCGAATCGCCATCGCCGGCAAGGGGCGCGGATACGGTCGCCGGGCGGTGCGGGCATTGGTCGAGTATGTCTTCACCGAACTCGGCGGGCAGCGCCTCTGGCTCAGTGTGCTCACCAGGAATCGCCGGGCGCTGCGCCTATATCGCGATCTGGGTTTTGCCGACGACCCACAGGCACCGCCGACGCACGGCTCGCGCATCCTGCTCCTTGAGCGCCGGGCCGAACGTCAGTAG
- a CDS encoding DUF3108 domain-containing protein — protein sequence MTHRSSVLPLRPRSAAIALLIGLGPALTAAGELPESGSARYWIQEGGEWRGYETVTWDFEADDTFRLERIREHRQRPAEAEHGGDRRIRRTREISEGNLEGDVARPETYEVRTATVFQPSADYDLETAFDDIEEETTLAARFTDDEAALEEDEIAVPANALDPLTHRWQVMQEALEGTRHTEITHQVVDEEGEISEVVFRVEGRQTVRAHPGTFRTVRLTRQQPGQQRAVRWYMAEGWAGLPVRTVDRRSERHAQRTRLERIEATGDG from the coding sequence ATGACCCATCGATCGTCCGTTTTGCCGCTTCGCCCGCGCAGCGCCGCCATCGCGTTGCTAATCGGCCTCGGTCCGGCTCTGACCGCGGCGGGTGAGCTACCCGAGAGTGGCAGCGCCCGCTACTGGATCCAGGAGGGGGGCGAGTGGCGCGGCTACGAGACCGTGACCTGGGACTTCGAGGCCGATGACACCTTCCGGCTGGAACGCATCCGCGAACACCGCCAGCGCCCGGCCGAGGCCGAGCACGGGGGGGATCGGCGCATCCGCCGCACCCGTGAGATCAGTGAAGGCAATCTAGAGGGCGACGTCGCCCGCCCCGAAACCTACGAGGTCCGCACGGCGACGGTCTTCCAGCCGAGCGCGGACTACGACCTCGAGACCGCCTTCGACGACATCGAAGAGGAGACCACCCTCGCGGCACGCTTTACCGACGACGAGGCCGCGCTGGAAGAGGACGAGATCGCCGTGCCTGCCAACGCACTCGATCCGCTCACCCACCGCTGGCAGGTGATGCAGGAGGCCCTGGAAGGGACACGCCATACGGAGATCACCCACCAGGTGGTCGATGAAGAGGGCGAGATCTCGGAGGTCGTCTTCCGCGTGGAAGGCCGACAGACCGTGCGCGCCCACCCCGGCACCTTCCGCACGGTGCGCCTGACCCGCCAGCAGCCAGGGCAGCAGCGGGCAGTGCGCTGGTACATGGCCGAGGGTTGGGCCGGGCTGCCCGTCCGCACTGTTGACCGCCGCAGCGAACGTCATGCCCAACGCACCCGGCTCGAGCGCATCGAGGCAACCGGCGACGGCTAA
- a CDS encoding CocE/NonD family hydrolase: MRIVEDFPEAIRVIENLWIPMRDGIRLAARVWLPEGAEQTPVPAILEYMPYRKRDFTRLRDEPLHHYFAGHGYASIRLDLRGTGDSEGVVLDEYLAQEQDDAVDAIAWIREQPWCDGGVGMMGLSWGGFNALQVAARRPAGLRAILTLCSTDDRYADDAHYKGGCLLNENLTWGSSFFSLAAWPPDPAIAGADWRAIWQQRLDHLRLFPAVWMRHPHRDDYWRHGSVCEDYAAIECAVYAVGGWSDGYVNAIPRLMAGLTCPRKGLIGPWPHAFPHAAVPGPRIGMFQEAVRWWDHWLKDAETGIMDEPMLRVWLEEWVRPSPHLAYRPGRWVAEAQWPSRRIRPRRWHLNVGALGEAPDTPEDAVRVRSPQTTGLKGGEFYGYGAEGEGPLDQREDDGKSLVFDSDPLSQRLEILGSPEVNLAFTVDRPVAMAVVRLNDVAPDGTSARVTYGALNLCHREGHANPRPLQPGTRYRVRIPLNDIAYAFPAGHTVRISISTAYWPLIWPSPESVALTVHTGASTLTLPERPPDPADEALPPFAPPERGPGAEPTALEWVDPHRTVAQDLTTNETIYTTFGDAADLEGAALARLEEIDLAVGHTIRRSFRINESDPLSAQALIELDARLHRTGWDVRIECQTRMSATVEHFRVSAELEVFENGERIFHRHYDEWIPRQLL; this comes from the coding sequence ATGCGCATCGTCGAGGACTTCCCAGAGGCGATCCGGGTGATCGAGAACCTATGGATCCCGATGCGCGACGGGATCCGCCTGGCGGCCCGCGTATGGCTGCCCGAAGGGGCCGAACAGACGCCGGTACCGGCGATCCTCGAGTACATGCCGTACCGCAAGCGCGATTTCACCCGACTGCGCGATGAGCCGCTGCACCACTACTTCGCTGGGCACGGCTACGCCTCGATACGGCTGGATCTGCGCGGCACCGGCGACTCCGAAGGCGTGGTGCTGGATGAGTACCTGGCGCAGGAGCAGGACGATGCGGTGGACGCCATCGCCTGGATCCGCGAGCAGCCCTGGTGCGACGGCGGCGTCGGCATGATGGGCCTCTCCTGGGGCGGTTTCAACGCCTTGCAGGTCGCCGCACGACGCCCGGCCGGGCTCCGGGCCATCCTGACCCTGTGCTCCACCGACGACCGGTACGCCGACGACGCCCACTACAAGGGCGGCTGCCTGCTCAATGAGAACCTGACCTGGGGATCGAGCTTCTTCAGCCTGGCAGCCTGGCCCCCGGACCCGGCCATTGCCGGCGCCGACTGGCGGGCCATATGGCAGCAAAGGCTCGATCACCTGCGCCTGTTCCCGGCGGTGTGGATGCGACACCCGCACCGCGATGACTACTGGCGCCACGGCTCGGTCTGTGAGGACTACGCTGCCATCGAGTGCGCCGTCTATGCGGTGGGCGGCTGGTCCGACGGCTACGTGAACGCCATCCCGCGCCTGATGGCCGGTTTGACCTGCCCGCGCAAGGGGCTGATCGGCCCCTGGCCCCACGCTTTCCCCCACGCCGCGGTGCCCGGGCCGCGCATCGGCATGTTCCAGGAGGCCGTGCGCTGGTGGGACCACTGGCTCAAGGACGCAGAGACCGGGATCATGGATGAACCCATGCTCCGAGTCTGGTTGGAGGAGTGGGTTCGCCCTTCGCCGCACCTCGCCTACCGGCCCGGGCGCTGGGTCGCCGAGGCGCAGTGGCCCTCCCGGCGCATCCGACCGCGGCGTTGGCACCTGAACGTCGGCGCCCTGGGAGAGGCCCCCGATACCCCCGAGGACGCGGTGCGCGTGCGCTCGCCGCAGACCACCGGACTCAAGGGCGGCGAGTTCTACGGCTACGGCGCCGAGGGCGAAGGGCCGCTGGATCAGCGCGAGGACGACGGCAAATCCCTGGTCTTCGACTCCGATCCGCTATCCCAGCGGCTAGAGATCCTCGGCAGCCCCGAGGTCAACCTGGCGTTCACCGTGGACCGCCCGGTGGCGATGGCCGTCGTGCGTCTCAACGACGTGGCGCCGGACGGCACGTCCGCCCGGGTGACCTACGGTGCGCTCAATCTCTGCCACCGGGAAGGCCACGCCAACCCCCGCCCCCTCCAGCCGGGCACACGGTACCGGGTACGCATCCCGCTGAACGACATCGCCTACGCCTTCCCCGCTGGCCACACGGTCCGGATCAGCATCTCAACCGCTTACTGGCCGCTGATCTGGCCGTCGCCCGAGTCCGTCGCCCTGACCGTCCATACCGGCGCCAGCACCCTGACACTCCCAGAACGGCCGCCCGACCCGGCAGACGAGGCACTGCCCCCGTTCGCACCGCCCGAACGCGGGCCGGGGGCAGAACCCACGGCCCTGGAGTGGGTCGATCCCCACCGTACGGTGGCCCAAGACCTGACCACCAACGAGACGATCTACACCACCTTTGGCGACGCCGCCGACCTGGAGGGGGCCGCCCTCGCCCGGCTCGAGGAGATCGACCTGGCCGTGGGCCACACCATCCGCAGGTCCTTCCGCATCAACGAGTCCGACCCCCTTTCGGCTCAGGCCCTGATCGAGCTGGACGCCCGCCTGCACCGCACGGGCTGGGACGTGCGCATCGAATGCCAGACCCGTATGAGCGCAACTGTCGAGCACTTTCGGGTCAGCGCTGAGCTGGAGGTGTTCGAGAATGGGGAACGCATCTTCCACCGCCACTACGATGAATGGATCCCGCGGCAGCTGCTTTAG
- a CDS encoding electron transfer flavoprotein subunit beta/FixA family protein — MKILVTAKRVIDSTVRVRVRPDGSGVDKAHAKMAMNPFDETAVEEAVRLKEAGKASEVVAVTLGDAGSEEVLRTALAFGVDRALRVESDEPLEPLAVSKALAALVEREQPDLVLMGKQAIDDDSNQVGQMLAQHLGWGQATFACALAVGGEELQVTREVDGGRHTVAVRLPAVVTTELDLNQPRYIKLPNIMKAKKKPIDRVPLADLGVDGAPRLELLGVSEPPPRAAGERVESVAELVDRLKNDAQVI; from the coding sequence ATGAAGATCCTGGTGACAGCTAAGCGGGTGATCGACTCCACCGTACGGGTGCGCGTGCGCCCCGACGGATCGGGTGTCGACAAGGCCCACGCCAAGATGGCGATGAATCCCTTTGACGAGACCGCCGTCGAGGAGGCAGTGCGCCTCAAGGAGGCCGGCAAGGCCAGCGAAGTGGTGGCCGTCACCCTCGGCGATGCCGGCAGCGAGGAAGTGCTGCGCACTGCTTTGGCCTTCGGTGTCGATCGGGCCCTGCGCGTGGAGAGCGACGAACCGCTGGAGCCCCTGGCGGTCAGCAAGGCCCTGGCCGCGCTGGTGGAGCGCGAGCAGCCGGATCTGGTGCTGATGGGCAAGCAGGCCATCGACGACGATAGCAATCAGGTCGGCCAGATGCTGGCGCAGCACCTGGGCTGGGGCCAGGCCACATTTGCGTGCGCCCTGGCGGTCGGCGGCGAGGAGCTGCAGGTCACCCGCGAGGTCGACGGCGGGCGGCACACGGTGGCGGTGCGCCTGCCCGCGGTGGTCACCACCGAGCTGGATCTCAACCAGCCGCGCTACATTAAGCTGCCGAACATCATGAAAGCCAAGAAGAAGCCCATCGACCGGGTGCCGCTGGCCGATCTGGGCGTGGACGGGGCGCCGCGCCTGGAACTGCTCGGGGTCTCGGAGCCGCCGCCGCGTGCGGCCGGTGAGCGGGTCGAGAGCGTGGCCGAACTGGTTGACCGTCTGAAGAACGACGCGCAGGTGATTTGA
- a CDS encoding ATP-grasp domain-containing protein translates to MDDRKHIYVVGLDDFHLEHLKTVRGSEGYLFHPLAEYSAIVLPERYDIPAILDHARQTLDLAPRVDAIIGHWDFPTTSIVPVLRREYGLPTPSLESILLCENKYWNRLACEASVPECTPPFQAIDPYGEDPLGALKLGYPFWLKPAVAFSSLLGFRVEDDAQFQDAIAAIAQGIPTFAEPFQAFTDLVENPKRLPRTGSGATALAEGIIQGRLCTLEGYVYNGEVVTYAILDSLRGANQVSFVSYQYPSSLPIPVQERMKDYARRLLTHIGLDQTAFNMEFFWDEDVDKIWLLEVNPRISKSHCPIFEIATGSSHHEVAIDVSLGRRPQFPRAEGRFPMAAKFMPRVYGDARVLRIPDPAQIHALQLTHPELSIHIAVAEGMQLSELRGQDSYSYEIAELFIGGEDEQHLHDKFRTIMRQLDFRFSAPLPTNY, encoded by the coding sequence ATGGACGATCGCAAGCATATCTACGTCGTCGGACTCGACGATTTCCACCTTGAACACCTCAAGACCGTGCGCGGCAGCGAGGGGTACCTATTCCATCCCCTGGCCGAATACAGCGCCATCGTGCTCCCTGAGCGCTACGATATCCCGGCCATCCTCGATCATGCGCGTCAAACGCTCGATCTGGCCCCGCGCGTGGACGCGATCATCGGCCACTGGGACTTTCCCACGACTTCAATCGTCCCCGTCCTACGCCGGGAGTACGGCCTTCCCACGCCGTCCCTGGAGAGCATCCTGCTTTGCGAGAACAAGTATTGGAACCGCCTGGCCTGTGAAGCGTCCGTGCCGGAGTGCACCCCTCCGTTCCAGGCCATCGATCCCTACGGCGAGGATCCGCTCGGCGCCCTCAAGCTCGGCTACCCGTTCTGGCTGAAACCCGCGGTGGCCTTCTCGTCCCTGCTCGGTTTCCGCGTCGAGGACGACGCGCAGTTCCAGGATGCCATCGCTGCCATCGCCCAGGGCATCCCCACCTTCGCCGAGCCGTTCCAGGCGTTCACCGACCTTGTTGAAAACCCGAAACGCCTGCCGCGGACGGGGAGCGGCGCCACGGCCCTGGCCGAGGGCATCATCCAGGGCCGCCTCTGCACGCTCGAAGGCTACGTCTACAACGGCGAGGTGGTGACCTACGCCATCCTCGACTCCCTGCGCGGGGCCAACCAGGTCAGCTTCGTCAGCTACCAGTACCCGTCCAGCCTGCCGATACCAGTCCAGGAGCGGATGAAGGACTACGCGCGCCGCCTGCTGACGCACATCGGCCTCGATCAGACCGCGTTCAACATGGAGTTCTTCTGGGACGAGGATGTCGACAAGATCTGGTTGCTTGAGGTCAACCCACGGATCTCCAAGTCGCACTGCCCGATCTTCGAGATCGCCACGGGCAGCTCCCACCACGAGGTCGCCATCGACGTAAGCCTGGGCCGTCGACCCCAATTTCCTCGCGCCGAGGGGCGCTTCCCCATGGCGGCGAAATTCATGCCGCGGGTGTACGGCGACGCTCGGGTCCTGCGCATACCCGACCCGGCGCAGATCCACGCTCTGCAGCTCACCCACCCGGAACTCTCCATCCACATTGCAGTGGCCGAGGGTATGCAGCTCTCCGAACTACGGGGCCAGGACAGCTACAGCTACGAGATCGCCGAGCTGTTTATCGGCGGCGAGGACGAACAGCACCTCCACGACAAGTTCCGGACGATCATGAGGCAGCTCGACTTCCGCTTCTCCGCGCCGCTGCCAACCAACTACTGA
- a CDS encoding ArgE/DapE family deacylase, translated as MVRRTAYIDEERIHERLVSLIRIPSITGEEDAAVARIANWLQQHDAEIDYWNDGIASLQRDPRYPGHEVERAWAPVVVGVVRGEQPGPSVLLTGHVDVVPPGDYSLWQDEPFSGVTRGDRVFGCGASDMKAGLVAALAAFEAFAEGNRHFPGRVIFAAVPAEEDSGLGTLAAIRGNWRADACIIPEPTVQHGVPELVVAHAGAMSLRIRVPGQAAHASKRLQGESALDHFFTLYQAMRADEQALNAAEQHPLMTVHPLPYATNVGTIRGGLWSSSVMDSLEALVRVGVPLGTTIEEAEARFRRAIAEAIRDDPWLSRNPPEIRRLASGFGSAQIDPNHTLVRTLAEAAEEEFRQEPRIAAAPYGCDMSGWVRLAGVPTVIYGPGDIDEAHAPNESVSLETTCRVARTLVRTTERLLEAGVEGLGSTGHPEPAAPGHNRSHD; from the coding sequence ATGGTCCGACGTACCGCCTATATCGATGAAGAGCGCATCCACGAGCGGCTCGTCTCCCTGATCCGCATCCCCTCCATCACCGGAGAAGAGGATGCAGCGGTGGCCCGCATCGCCAACTGGCTTCAGCAGCACGACGCCGAGATCGATTACTGGAACGACGGCATCGCCTCGCTACAGCGGGACCCGCGCTATCCCGGCCATGAGGTGGAACGCGCCTGGGCCCCGGTGGTGGTCGGGGTGGTCCGCGGCGAGCAGCCGGGGCCGAGCGTCCTGCTGACCGGCCACGTCGATGTCGTACCCCCGGGCGATTACAGTTTGTGGCAGGACGAACCCTTCTCCGGGGTCACCCGTGGCGACCGTGTCTTTGGCTGCGGCGCCTCGGACATGAAGGCCGGCCTGGTGGCCGCGCTGGCCGCCTTCGAGGCCTTCGCCGAGGGCAACCGCCATTTCCCCGGTCGGGTCATTTTCGCCGCCGTCCCAGCCGAAGAGGACAGTGGCCTGGGCACCCTGGCCGCCATCCGCGGCAACTGGCGCGCCGATGCCTGTATCATCCCCGAGCCAACGGTGCAGCACGGCGTCCCGGAGCTGGTCGTCGCCCACGCCGGCGCCATGTCTCTGCGGATCCGGGTACCCGGTCAAGCGGCGCACGCCAGCAAACGCCTTCAGGGGGAGAGCGCGCTGGATCACTTTTTCACCCTCTATCAGGCCATGCGGGCGGATGAGCAGGCCCTGAACGCCGCCGAGCAGCACCCCCTGATGACTGTGCACCCGCTGCCCTACGCCACCAACGTAGGCACGATCCGCGGCGGACTGTGGTCATCGTCAGTGATGGACTCGCTGGAGGCCCTCGTCCGCGTCGGTGTCCCCTTGGGCACAACCATCGAGGAGGCCGAGGCCCGCTTTCGCCGTGCCATCGCCGAGGCGATCCGCGACGACCCTTGGCTATCCCGCAACCCGCCCGAGATCCGCCGCCTGGCTTCGGGGTTCGGCTCGGCGCAGATCGACCCGAACCACACCCTGGTCCGCACCCTGGCCGAAGCCGCCGAGGAGGAGTTCCGTCAGGAGCCGCGCATCGCCGCAGCCCCCTACGGCTGTGACATGTCCGGCTGGGTCCGCCTGGCCGGGGTGCCGACGGTCATTTACGGCCCCGGCGACATCGACGAGGCCCACGCGCCCAACGAATCCGTCTCCCTTGAGACGACCTGCCGGGTCGCTCGCACCCTGGTGCGCACCACCGAACGACTCCTTGAGGCCGGTGTCGAGGGCCTGGGCTCAACGGGCCACCCCGAACCGGCTGCCCCCGGACACAACCGGAGTCACGACTGA
- a CDS encoding D-alanine--D-alanine ligase family protein yields MNVPAPLRLGVLFGDPRLPYAYGPYGRIGPQELEAAAEARRVLAALPGVTLRVFDDHERLIDDLRADPPELAVNLCDNGYCNRLELEANIPALLELFEIPYTGTGGAAMGLSRDKAAVRALAASLGVAVPEERTIDLSDPTPALPERYPAVIKPNDGCGSIGMEPDCVVEDAHQAQAYLRRLAGSGAAWVLAQEYLPGAEYTVGLVGNPATGLLVLPALVVDYTALPPELPPILSYGSKVDPASPYYQALRFAPAQLSEEKRSAMEVAARRLFARVGARDYARVDFREDLRGVPRLLDFNNHPSWGPDGKLAMMAGYAGYSYADLLERIVRAALDRYAASGRVIGRRD; encoded by the coding sequence GTGAATGTACCCGCCCCCCTGCGCCTCGGTGTTCTCTTTGGCGACCCGCGTCTGCCCTACGCCTACGGTCCCTACGGGCGGATCGGCCCCCAGGAGCTGGAGGCAGCCGCGGAGGCCCGGCGGGTGCTGGCGGCGCTGCCCGGGGTGACCCTGCGCGTATTCGACGACCACGAGCGGCTGATCGACGATCTGCGCGCCGACCCCCCAGAGCTGGCCGTAAATCTGTGCGATAACGGCTACTGCAATCGACTGGAACTCGAGGCGAATATCCCGGCGTTGCTGGAGCTGTTCGAGATCCCCTACACCGGTACCGGGGGGGCTGCTATGGGCCTGAGCCGGGACAAGGCGGCGGTCCGTGCCCTGGCCGCCTCGCTGGGGGTAGCGGTGCCGGAGGAGCGCACCATCGACCTCAGCGACCCAACCCCGGCTCTACCCGAGCGTTATCCGGCGGTGATCAAGCCGAACGACGGCTGCGGCAGCATCGGCATGGAGCCGGATTGCGTGGTCGAGGACGCCCACCAGGCGCAGGCCTACCTGCGTCGGCTGGCAGGCTCGGGGGCCGCCTGGGTGCTTGCTCAAGAGTACTTGCCTGGCGCCGAGTACACGGTGGGGTTGGTCGGCAATCCGGCTACCGGGTTGCTGGTGTTACCGGCCCTGGTGGTCGACTACACAGCGCTGCCGCCGGAGCTGCCGCCGATCCTCTCCTACGGCTCCAAGGTCGATCCCGCCTCCCCGTATTACCAGGCCTTGCGCTTTGCCCCGGCGCAACTGAGCGAAGAGAAACGCTCCGCTATGGAGGTCGCGGCCCGGCGCCTGTTTGCCCGGGTTGGAGCCCGGGACTACGCCCGGGTGGACTTCCGCGAGGACCTGCGGGGCGTGCCCCGCCTGCTCGATTTCAACAACCACCCCTCCTGGGGACCGGACGGCAAGTTGGCGATGATGGCTGGGTATGCAGGCTACTCCTACGCCGACTTGCTGGAACGGATTGTCCGGGCTGCCCTGGACCGCTATGCGGCCAGTGGCCGGGTAATCGGCCGTCGCGACTAA